Proteins found in one Micromonospora sp. WMMD1082 genomic segment:
- a CDS encoding ABC transporter permease — MNGSVINLGAPYVGVLALLALVGAGIVAWFRVGAPAAVVTAATRATVQLAAVSLIIVAVLRSWWLTVAFVVAMYAVATVTSARRVSTLRAGWPTALPIGLGVLPAVVLLLVTGVLPVTPLAVLPSAGILIGGAMTATTLAGRRALDELRNRHGEYEAGLAIGLTQRDAALEVCRPAASQALIPALDQTRTVGLVTLPGAFVGVLLGGASPVQAGAAQLLILVALLAVEAIAVAATVELVARRRLRAAR, encoded by the coding sequence ATGAACGGCAGTGTGATCAACCTTGGGGCGCCCTACGTCGGGGTCCTCGCCCTGCTCGCGCTCGTCGGTGCCGGGATCGTCGCCTGGTTCCGGGTGGGCGCGCCGGCCGCGGTGGTGACCGCCGCCACCCGGGCCACGGTGCAGTTGGCGGCCGTCTCACTGATCATCGTGGCGGTGCTGCGTTCGTGGTGGTTGACCGTCGCCTTCGTCGTCGCGATGTACGCCGTCGCCACGGTCACCTCGGCGCGGCGGGTCAGCACGCTGCGGGCCGGCTGGCCGACGGCCCTGCCGATCGGGCTGGGCGTGCTGCCGGCTGTGGTCCTGCTGCTGGTCACCGGGGTGCTGCCGGTCACCCCGCTGGCGGTGCTGCCCAGCGCCGGCATCCTGATCGGCGGGGCGATGACCGCCACCACGCTCGCCGGCAGGCGAGCCCTGGACGAGCTGCGTAACCGGCACGGCGAGTACGAGGCGGGGCTCGCCATCGGCCTGACCCAACGCGACGCCGCACTGGAGGTGTGCCGGCCGGCGGCCAGCCAGGCGCTCATCCCGGCACTGGACCAGACCCGCACCGTCGGGCTGGTCACGCTGCCCGGGGCCTTCGTCGGCGTCCTGCTCGGCGGTGCCTCGCCGGTCCAGGCCGGCGCCGCCCAACTGCTGATCCTGGTCGCCCTGCTGGCCGTCGAGGCGATCGCGGTCGCCGCCACCGTCGAACTCGTCGCCCGCCGGCGGCTCCGGGCGGCCCGCTAG
- a CDS encoding glycoside hydrolase family 11 protein, which produces MNDGPVPLSRRRRSRLRTLIGAACAVALVTTGATAMVASPAHAQTVTTNSEGNHNGYFYSFWKDSGNVSMTMGNGGQYSTQWSNVNNFVAGKGWNPGTRRTVTYSGTYSPNGNSYLTLYGWTRNPLVEYYIVDSWGSWRPPGSSSMGTVNSDGGTYDIYRTQRVQQPSIDGTQTFYQYWSVRTSKRVGGTITTGNHFDAWASRGMNLGNHYYQIMATEGYQSSGSSNITVGGTGGSNPNPTPTATNPPPGGGGCSVSVSRGDEWSDRFNVNFSTSGSSNWVVTIRTNGSQSLQNSWNASISGSSGTLTARPNGNGNNFGITLYKNGNNTTPTATCATG; this is translated from the coding sequence ATGAATGACGGCCCCGTCCCCCTGAGTCGCCGCAGGCGCAGTCGCCTGAGGACGCTCATCGGCGCCGCCTGCGCCGTAGCGCTGGTCACGACCGGAGCCACGGCGATGGTGGCCAGCCCCGCCCACGCCCAGACCGTGACCACCAACTCGGAGGGCAACCACAACGGCTACTTCTACTCCTTCTGGAAGGACAGCGGCAACGTCTCCATGACCATGGGGAACGGCGGCCAGTACAGCACCCAGTGGAGTAACGTCAACAACTTCGTCGCGGGCAAGGGCTGGAACCCGGGCACGCGTCGGACCGTGACCTACTCGGGCACCTACAGCCCGAACGGCAACTCGTACCTGACCCTCTACGGCTGGACGAGGAACCCGCTCGTCGAGTACTACATCGTGGACAGCTGGGGCAGCTGGCGGCCCCCGGGATCGAGCTCCATGGGCACGGTGAACAGCGACGGCGGTACGTACGACATCTACCGCACCCAGCGGGTCCAGCAGCCGTCGATCGACGGTACCCAGACGTTCTACCAGTACTGGAGCGTCCGGACGTCGAAGCGGGTGGGCGGCACCATCACCACCGGCAACCACTTCGACGCGTGGGCCAGCCGTGGCATGAACCTGGGCAACCACTACTACCAGATCATGGCCACCGAGGGGTACCAGAGCAGCGGTAGCTCCAACATCACGGTGGGTGGCACCGGTGGGTCCAACCCGAACCCCACCCCCACCGCCACCAACCCGCCGCCCGGTGGCGGCGGCTGCTCGGTCAGCGTGAGCCGCGGGGACGAGTGGAGCGACCGGTTCAACGTGAACTTCTCGACCAGCGGTAGCAGCAACTGGGTCGTCACCATCCGCACCAACGGCAGCCAGAGCCTGCAGAACAGCTGGAACGCCTCGATCAGCGGCTCCAGCGGCACGCTCACGGCACGCCCGAACGGCAACGGCAACAACTTCGGCATCACGCTCTACAAGAACGGCAACAACACCACACCCACCGCGACGTGCGCGACGGGCTGA
- a CDS encoding SDR family NAD(P)-dependent oxidoreductase, which yields MSEQRYEGRVALVTGAGSGIGQAVAVRLATEGAYVVGCDVDADGLAETEKQIVDAGRTAVTVIGDVSVQADVERIVAALPDGRIDLLANVAGIMDFFLPVTEVDDATWERVMAVNVTGPMRLSRAVLPLMRTAGGGAIVNVASIGGLTGAVAGTAYVTSKHALIGMTRSIAVLYAADGIRATAICPGGVETNIGRTAVPKVPWAYERLSTSFARSTRTAQPDEIATLVSWLGSAEAVNVNGAVVTSDGGFTA from the coding sequence ATGAGCGAGCAACGGTACGAAGGACGGGTGGCGCTGGTGACCGGCGCCGGCTCGGGCATCGGGCAGGCGGTGGCCGTGCGGCTGGCCACCGAGGGCGCGTACGTGGTCGGCTGCGACGTGGACGCCGACGGGCTGGCCGAGACGGAGAAGCAGATCGTCGACGCCGGGCGCACGGCGGTGACGGTGATCGGGGACGTGAGCGTGCAGGCCGACGTGGAGCGCATCGTGGCCGCGCTGCCCGACGGCCGGATCGACCTGCTGGCCAACGTCGCCGGCATCATGGACTTCTTCCTGCCGGTGACCGAGGTGGACGACGCCACCTGGGAGCGGGTCATGGCGGTCAACGTCACCGGCCCGATGCGGTTGTCCCGGGCGGTGCTGCCGCTGATGCGCACCGCCGGCGGCGGAGCGATCGTCAACGTGGCCTCGATCGGTGGCCTGACCGGCGCGGTGGCCGGGACCGCGTACGTGACGTCGAAGCACGCCCTGATCGGCATGACCCGGTCGATCGCGGTCCTCTACGCCGCCGACGGCATCCGGGCCACCGCGATCTGCCCCGGTGGCGTGGAGACCAACATCGGGCGCACCGCGGTGCCGAAGGTCCCGTGGGCGTACGAGCGGCTGTCGACGTCGTTCGCCCGCAGCACCCGTACCGCCCAACCGGACGAGATCGCCACGCTGGTCTCCTGGCTCGGTAGTGCCGAGGCGGTCAACGTCAACGGCGCGGTGGTCACCTCCGACGGCGGGTTCACCGCGTGA
- a CDS encoding DUF2306 domain-containing protein: protein MKSSARSNWLIPAGLLVLGIVPVLAGGLRLAELAGGAPVLPDGDRIASVPVPVVLHIVSVTVFSVLGAFQFAPRFRRRRRGWHRAAGRLLVPCGLLTALTGLWLTLFIPRAALDGDALAAIRVLVSVAMAASMVLGLVAILRRDVARHRAWMIRGYALGMGAGTQFFTQVVWLAAAGPLTMSSKTGTMAAAWLINVVVAEWIIRRRAVGGVGRPVRVASAAPVR, encoded by the coding sequence GTGAAGTCTTCCGCCCGCTCGAACTGGCTCATCCCCGCCGGGCTGCTCGTGCTCGGCATCGTGCCGGTGCTCGCCGGCGGCCTCCGGTTGGCCGAGTTGGCCGGCGGCGCCCCGGTGCTGCCGGACGGCGACCGGATCGCCTCGGTCCCCGTACCCGTGGTGCTGCACATCGTCAGCGTGACCGTGTTCAGCGTCCTCGGCGCCTTCCAGTTCGCGCCCCGCTTCCGGCGGCGCCGCCGGGGCTGGCACCGGGCCGCGGGACGGCTCCTGGTCCCCTGCGGGCTGCTCACCGCGCTGACCGGCCTCTGGCTGACCCTGTTCATACCCCGGGCGGCCCTCGACGGTGACGCGCTCGCGGCCATCCGCGTGCTGGTGAGCGTCGCCATGGCCGCGTCGATGGTGCTCGGCCTCGTGGCGATCCTGCGCCGGGACGTCGCCCGGCACCGCGCCTGGATGATCCGTGGCTACGCGCTCGGGATGGGCGCGGGCACGCAGTTCTTCACCCAGGTGGTCTGGCTGGCCGCGGCCGGCCCGCTGACGATGTCGAGCAAGACCGGCACCATGGCCGCCGCCTGGCTGATCAACGTGGTCGTGGCGGAGTGGATCATCCGTCGCCGCGCGGTCGGCGGCGTCGGGCGCCCGGTGCGGGTGGCGAGCGCCGCGCCGGTCCGGTGA
- a CDS encoding ThuA domain-containing protein — protein MRRSLRSWLGVGLSAILVLGGVAAVPPAANAAPFSVLVFSKTAGFRHGSITAGIAAIGQLGAANGFTVENTEDSAQFTDANLARFAAVIWLSTTGDVLNAAQQAAFERYIASGGGYVGVHAAADTEYEWPWYGGLVGAYFASHPADQTATIKVVDQVHPSTATLPQRWTRLDEWYNYRANPRGKVHVLATLDESTYSGGSMGHDHPISWCHNYSGGRAWYTGLGHTDASYAEPNFRQHLLGGILGAAGAVATECGATVDTNFQQVELAKGVAETGEPMSLTVLPNRGVLHTARNGVIRYTDAAGNTKVAGTLPVYTGDEEGLQGIRVDPDFATNRWVYVFYAPPLDTPGGGAPATGTPADFDRWKGVNRLSRFTVNADHTINLASETLVLDVPTDRGMCCHVGGDLDFDAAGNLYLSTGDDTNPFDSAGFTPIDERPGRNPAFDAQRTSANSNDLRGKVLRIRPSAAGGYTIPAGNMFAPGTARTRPEIYAMGFRNPFRMSVDKATGIVYLGDYGPDAGTADPNRGPAGNVEFARIDRPGFYGWPYCTARNDAYNDYTFPSGPSGPKFDCAGGPVNDSPNNTGITQLPPAIPAWLPYGGSGSPPEFTGGGLSPMGGPVYRYDPGNTSAVAFPEYYDGTYFAGEFGRRWIKNIKLDAAGEPFKINPFPWTGTQVMDMEFGPDGALYVLDYGTGWFNGDANSALYRIEYAREGRAPVPQIQATPTSGVAPLTVQFSSAGTLDPDGDPITYAWDFDNNGTTDSTAANPSHTYTTNGVRNPTLTVRDSTGKTATASTVITVGNSAPVVTVNAPLHGQTFNFGDAVPFTVTVTDAQDATIDCARVTVSYVLGHDSHGHQISSTQGCTGVIQTSADGEHDTAANIFGIIDASYTDLGGGGQPPLTTHAQAVLQPRTRQAEHFGDSSGIQVTTPGSAHGGAAVGYIDNNDWISFHPYHLTGVQSFSARVGAPAGAGGTLELRVDSPTGPLVGSATVVPTGGYATFATVTGAVTAPTGTRTLFLVFKGGGGMFDIDEFTLSTSPGGPGPDPDPDPEPGANLARGKPARASSAEGPFVAANAFDGALDTRWSSEFSDPQWIDVDLGASYAISRVKLTWEAAYGSGYQIQTSPDGVTFTTIRTVTGGDGGVDDLTGLTGTGRYVRLTGTARGTAWGYSLFEFEVYGGTSGPTGPSGGNLLLNRPTLTSSDEGVGMSGAQAVDGSLTTRWSSEFADPQWIRVDLGSPTAIGRVKVSWEAAYSSAYVIQTSNNGTTWVDVRTVTGADGGVDEHTALGANGRYLRIYGTARGTAWGHSIWELEAYAS, from the coding sequence GTGCGCAGATCCCTGAGATCGTGGCTCGGCGTCGGGCTGAGCGCGATCCTCGTGCTGGGCGGCGTCGCCGCCGTGCCGCCCGCCGCCAACGCCGCACCGTTCAGCGTGCTCGTGTTCAGCAAGACCGCCGGATTCCGGCACGGATCCATCACCGCGGGCATCGCCGCCATCGGGCAACTCGGCGCCGCCAACGGGTTCACCGTGGAGAACACCGAGGACTCGGCCCAGTTCACCGACGCCAACCTGGCCCGGTTCGCCGCGGTGATCTGGCTGTCCACCACCGGCGACGTACTCAACGCCGCCCAGCAGGCCGCGTTCGAGCGCTACATCGCCAGCGGTGGCGGGTACGTGGGCGTGCACGCCGCCGCCGACACCGAGTACGAGTGGCCCTGGTACGGCGGGCTGGTCGGGGCGTACTTCGCCTCCCACCCGGCGGACCAGACCGCCACCATCAAGGTCGTCGACCAGGTGCACCCGTCCACCGCGACGCTGCCGCAGCGCTGGACCCGGCTGGACGAGTGGTACAACTACCGCGCCAACCCACGGGGCAAGGTGCACGTGCTGGCGACCCTGGACGAGAGCACCTACAGCGGCGGGAGCATGGGGCACGACCACCCGATCTCCTGGTGTCACAACTACTCCGGTGGTCGCGCCTGGTACACCGGCCTCGGCCACACCGACGCGTCGTACGCGGAGCCGAACTTCCGCCAGCACCTGCTCGGCGGCATCCTGGGCGCGGCCGGCGCGGTCGCCACCGAGTGCGGCGCGACCGTCGACACCAACTTCCAGCAGGTGGAGCTGGCCAAGGGCGTCGCCGAGACCGGCGAGCCGATGAGCCTCACCGTGCTGCCGAACCGGGGCGTGCTGCACACCGCGCGCAACGGTGTCATCCGCTACACCGACGCGGCCGGCAACACCAAGGTCGCCGGCACCCTGCCCGTCTACACCGGCGACGAGGAGGGCCTCCAGGGCATCAGGGTCGACCCGGACTTCGCCACCAACCGCTGGGTGTACGTCTTCTACGCGCCCCCGCTGGACACCCCCGGCGGCGGTGCCCCGGCCACCGGCACCCCGGCGGACTTCGACCGCTGGAAGGGCGTCAACCGGCTGTCCCGGTTCACCGTCAACGCCGACCACACCATCAACCTGGCCAGCGAGACCCTGGTCCTGGACGTACCGACGGACCGGGGCATGTGCTGCCACGTCGGCGGTGACCTGGACTTCGACGCGGCCGGCAACCTGTACCTCTCCACCGGCGACGACACCAACCCGTTCGACTCGGCCGGGTTCACCCCGATCGACGAGCGGCCGGGCCGCAACCCGGCCTTCGACGCGCAGCGCACCTCGGCCAACAGCAACGACCTGCGCGGCAAGGTGCTGCGGATCCGGCCGAGCGCGGCGGGCGGCTACACCATCCCGGCCGGCAACATGTTCGCCCCGGGTACCGCGCGGACCCGCCCGGAGATCTACGCGATGGGCTTCCGGAACCCGTTCCGGATGAGTGTGGACAAGGCCACCGGGATCGTCTACCTCGGTGACTACGGTCCGGACGCGGGCACCGCGGACCCGAACCGGGGACCGGCGGGCAACGTGGAGTTCGCCCGGATCGACCGGCCCGGCTTCTACGGCTGGCCGTACTGCACCGCCCGCAACGACGCCTACAACGACTACACCTTCCCGTCCGGGCCGTCCGGGCCGAAGTTCGACTGCGCGGGCGGGCCGGTGAACGACTCGCCCAACAACACCGGCATCACCCAGCTGCCACCGGCCATCCCGGCCTGGCTGCCGTACGGCGGATCCGGCTCCCCGCCGGAGTTCACCGGCGGCGGCCTGTCCCCGATGGGCGGCCCGGTCTACCGGTACGACCCGGGCAACACCTCCGCCGTGGCGTTCCCGGAGTACTACGACGGGACCTACTTCGCCGGTGAGTTCGGCCGCCGCTGGATCAAGAACATCAAGCTCGACGCGGCCGGCGAACCCTTCAAGATCAACCCGTTCCCGTGGACCGGCACCCAAGTGATGGACATGGAGTTCGGTCCGGACGGCGCCCTCTATGTCCTCGACTACGGCACCGGCTGGTTCAACGGCGACGCCAACTCGGCGCTCTACCGCATCGAGTACGCCCGCGAGGGCCGCGCGCCGGTGCCGCAGATCCAGGCCACTCCGACCAGCGGCGTCGCGCCGCTGACCGTGCAGTTCTCCTCGGCCGGCACGCTCGACCCGGACGGCGACCCGATCACCTATGCCTGGGACTTCGACAACAACGGCACCACCGACTCCACGGCGGCGAACCCCAGCCACACGTACACCACCAACGGGGTCCGCAACCCGACGCTGACCGTCCGGGACAGCACCGGCAAGACCGCCACCGCGAGCACCGTCATCACGGTCGGCAACAGCGCCCCGGTGGTCACCGTGAACGCCCCGCTGCACGGGCAGACGTTCAACTTCGGGGACGCGGTGCCGTTCACCGTGACCGTCACCGACGCCCAGGACGCGACGATCGACTGCGCCCGGGTGACGGTGAGCTACGTCCTCGGCCATGACTCGCACGGTCACCAGATCAGCAGTACGCAGGGCTGTACCGGGGTCATCCAGACCTCGGCCGACGGCGAGCACGACACCGCGGCGAACATCTTCGGCATCATCGACGCCTCCTACACCGACCTCGGCGGCGGTGGCCAACCGCCGCTGACCACGCACGCCCAGGCGGTGCTGCAACCCCGGACCCGCCAGGCCGAGCACTTCGGTGACTCGTCCGGCATCCAGGTCACCACGCCGGGCAGCGCGCACGGCGGCGCGGCCGTCGGCTACATCGACAACAACGACTGGATCTCGTTCCACCCGTACCACCTGACCGGCGTGCAGTCGTTCAGCGCGCGGGTCGGCGCCCCGGCCGGGGCGGGCGGCACCCTGGAACTGCGGGTCGACTCGCCCACCGGGCCGCTGGTCGGCTCGGCCACCGTGGTACCCACCGGCGGCTACGCCACCTTCGCCACGGTCACCGGCGCGGTCACCGCACCGACCGGCACCCGCACCCTGTTCCTGGTCTTCAAGGGCGGGGGAGGGATGTTCGACATCGACGAGTTCACCCTCTCCACCAGCCCGGGCGGCCCCGGGCCGGATCCCGATCCCGATCCCGAGCCGGGCGCCAACCTGGCCCGGGGCAAGCCGGCCCGGGCGTCCAGCGCCGAAGGGCCCTTCGTCGCCGCCAACGCGTTCGACGGCGCACTCGACACCCGCTGGAGCAGCGAGTTCAGCGATCCGCAGTGGATCGACGTGGACCTGGGCGCCAGCTACGCCATCAGTCGGGTCAAGCTGACCTGGGAGGCGGCGTACGGCAGCGGGTACCAGATCCAGACCTCGCCGGACGGGGTCACCTTCACCACGATCCGGACGGTGACCGGCGGTGACGGTGGTGTGGACGACCTGACCGGGCTGACCGGCACGGGCCGCTACGTCCGGCTCACCGGCACCGCCCGGGGAACCGCCTGGGGCTACTCGCTGTTCGAGTTCGAGGTGTACGGCGGCACCAGCGGCCCGACCGGCCCATCGGGCGGCAACCTGCTGTTGAACAGGCCGACGCTGACCTCCAGCGACGAGGGGGTCGGCATGTCCGGCGCCCAGGCGGTGGACGGCAGCCTCACCACCCGCTGGTCGAGCGAGTTCGCCGACCCGCAGTGGATCCGGGTGGACCTGGGCAGCCCGACGGCGATCGGTCGGGTCAAGGTGAGCTGGGAGGCGGCGTACAGCAGCGCGTACGTCATCCAGACCTCGAACAACGGCACCACCTGGGTCGACGTGCGGACGGTGACCGGCGCCGACGGCGGCGTGGACGAGCACACCGCGCTCGGCGCGAACGGCCGCTACCTGCGGATCTACGGCACCGCGCGGGGCACGGCGTGGGGCCACTCGATCTGGGAGTTGGAGGCGTACGCCAGCTGA
- a CDS encoding carbohydrate ABC transporter permease, with amino-acid sequence MATTATATADATRTAVPPAGPRPPRIRRRATRRRRSVTLTALTGLVLVYALLPLVWLLINATKTQQGLFDSFGLALAEDFALLDNIVDTLAYDDGIFLRWLLNTVLYVSVGAGGATLLAALAGYGLAKFDFPGRKAIFAVVIGAVAVPGTALAVPTFLMFSRLGLTDTPWAIIIPSLVSPFGLYLMWIFADDAVPDELIESARVDGTGEFRTFFSVSAPLLAPGTVTVLLFNVVATWNNYFLPLIMLKDPDWYPLTIGLKTWSQQAGTAGGEAIFHLVITGSLLTIVPLIAAFLLLQRYWQSGLSTGGVKE; translated from the coding sequence ATGGCCACCACCGCCACCGCCACCGCCGACGCCACCCGCACCGCCGTCCCGCCGGCCGGGCCCCGGCCACCGAGGATCCGGCGACGCGCCACGCGCCGCCGGAGAAGCGTCACCCTGACCGCGCTGACCGGCCTCGTGCTGGTGTACGCGCTGCTGCCGCTGGTCTGGCTGCTGATCAACGCGACCAAGACGCAGCAGGGGCTGTTCGACTCCTTCGGGCTGGCACTGGCCGAGGACTTCGCGCTGCTGGACAACATCGTCGACACCCTCGCCTACGACGACGGGATCTTCCTCCGCTGGCTGCTCAACACCGTGCTCTACGTGTCCGTCGGGGCCGGCGGCGCCACCCTGCTGGCCGCGCTGGCCGGCTACGGGCTGGCGAAGTTCGACTTTCCCGGCCGGAAGGCGATCTTCGCGGTGGTCATCGGGGCGGTGGCGGTACCGGGTACCGCGCTGGCCGTGCCCACCTTCCTGATGTTCTCCCGGCTGGGCCTGACCGACACCCCCTGGGCGATCATCATCCCGTCGCTGGTCTCCCCGTTCGGCCTCTACCTGATGTGGATATTCGCCGACGACGCGGTGCCGGACGAGCTGATCGAGTCCGCGCGGGTCGACGGCACCGGCGAGTTCCGGACCTTCTTCTCGGTCAGCGCGCCGTTGCTGGCCCCGGGGACGGTCACGGTGCTGCTGTTCAACGTGGTGGCCACCTGGAACAACTACTTCCTGCCGTTGATCATGTTGAAGGACCCGGACTGGTATCCGCTCACCATCGGCCTCAAGACCTGGAGCCAGCAGGCCGGCACCGCCGGCGGTGAAGCGATCTTCCACCTCGTGATCACCGGTTCGCTGCTGACCATCGTCCCCCTGATCGCGGCGTTCCTGCTGCTCCAGCGGTACTGGCAGTCGGGCCTGTCCACCGGCGGCGTCAAGGAGTAG
- a CDS encoding sugar ABC transporter permease, whose protein sequence is MASPGTARLPSGRVRRRSPRRPASTGRRRSRAGWQFVAPFLTVFTLVFLAPIGYSLYLSVFRTQLVGGTTFVGLDNYTKALTDPQFWSAFGRVALFLAVQVPIMLFLALLIALAIDSGRLYGASFFRISVFLPYAVPAVVATLIWGFMYGTRFGLVGNLNAALGVSLPDPLSPDLILASIGNIVTWEFVGYNMLILYSALRVVNPALYEAAAIDGAGQLRIIRAIKLPALRGPLLIATIFSIIGSFHLFNEPSILKTLAPNSITTYFTPNYYAYTLSFAGQQINYAATVAIVMGVITMAVAYLVQLRGVRKAV, encoded by the coding sequence ATGGCGTCGCCCGGCACCGCCCGCCTCCCATCCGGCCGCGTACGTCGCCGCTCACCCCGCCGACCGGCGTCGACCGGCCGGCGGCGGTCGCGGGCCGGTTGGCAGTTCGTCGCTCCCTTTCTGACGGTCTTCACGCTGGTCTTCCTCGCGCCGATCGGGTACTCGCTGTACCTGAGCGTGTTCCGGACCCAACTGGTCGGCGGCACCACGTTCGTCGGGCTGGACAACTACACCAAGGCGCTGACCGACCCGCAGTTCTGGTCGGCGTTCGGGCGGGTCGCGCTCTTCCTGGCCGTGCAGGTCCCGATCATGTTGTTCCTGGCCCTGCTGATCGCCCTGGCCATCGACAGTGGACGGCTGTACGGGGCGTCGTTCTTCCGGATCTCGGTGTTCCTGCCGTACGCGGTGCCCGCGGTCGTCGCCACCCTCATCTGGGGCTTCATGTACGGCACCCGGTTCGGTCTGGTCGGGAACCTCAACGCGGCGCTCGGGGTGTCGCTGCCGGACCCGCTCTCCCCCGACCTGATCCTCGCGTCGATCGGCAACATCGTCACCTGGGAGTTCGTCGGCTACAACATGCTGATCCTCTACTCCGCCCTGCGGGTGGTGAACCCGGCGCTGTACGAGGCGGCGGCGATCGACGGGGCGGGACAGCTACGGATCATCAGGGCGATCAAGCTGCCGGCGCTGCGCGGTCCCCTGCTGATCGCCACCATCTTCTCGATCATCGGCAGCTTCCACCTGTTCAACGAGCCGAGCATCCTCAAGACCCTGGCGCCGAACTCGATCACCACCTACTTCACGCCGAACTACTACGCGTACACGCTGTCCTTCGCCGGGCAGCAGATCAACTACGCGGCGACGGTCGCGATCGTGATGGGCGTGATCACGATGGCCGTCGCCTACCTGGTCCAGCTCCGCGGCGTGCGGAAGGCGGTCTGA
- a CDS encoding LacI family DNA-binding transcriptional regulator, whose amino-acid sequence MDADARGHRSQPAPVAQRAGSGIPGGRRKQRVSMADVARAAGVSSQTVSRVSNGHPAVVERTRQQVLEAMRQLGYRPNSAARALRYGQFNTIGVILFNLTSTGNSRTVEAIAAHAATEGYAITLIPLGAPTQDNVLGAFTRMGELAVDGVIVIIEIHLLDTNTVALPPGVHAVVVDSDAGDRHRVVDTDQTDGARQAVRHLLDLGHHTVWHIAGPAESFASERRARAWRGVLDAYGRPVPPVERGDWSAESGYRAGLRLAARRDCTAVFAANDQMALGVLRALHERGRRVPEQISVVGFDDIPETSCYLPPLTTVHQDFAEVGRRCVQALLRQIRDGRTDAGTDLVPTRLVVRASTAPPPA is encoded by the coding sequence ATGGATGCGGACGCCCGAGGGCATCGATCCCAGCCCGCGCCCGTCGCGCAGCGCGCGGGCTCGGGCATCCCGGGAGGACGCCGCAAGCAGCGGGTCTCCATGGCGGACGTGGCCCGGGCCGCGGGGGTGTCGTCCCAGACCGTGTCCCGGGTCTCCAACGGCCATCCCGCGGTCGTCGAGCGGACCCGGCAGCAGGTGCTGGAGGCGATGCGGCAGCTGGGCTACCGGCCCAACAGCGCCGCCCGCGCGCTGCGCTACGGGCAGTTCAACACCATCGGGGTGATCCTGTTCAATCTCACCTCGACCGGCAACAGCCGCACCGTCGAGGCGATCGCGGCGCACGCCGCGACGGAGGGCTACGCGATCACCCTGATCCCACTGGGCGCGCCCACCCAGGACAATGTGCTCGGCGCGTTCACCCGGATGGGCGAACTCGCCGTCGACGGCGTCATCGTCATCATCGAGATCCACCTGCTCGACACCAACACCGTGGCCCTGCCGCCCGGGGTGCACGCCGTGGTGGTCGACTCCGACGCCGGCGACCGTCACCGCGTCGTCGACACCGACCAGACCGACGGCGCCCGGCAGGCCGTCCGCCATCTGCTCGACCTCGGCCACCACACCGTGTGGCACATCGCCGGTCCGGCCGAGTCGTTCGCCAGCGAACGGCGGGCCCGGGCATGGCGGGGCGTGCTCGACGCGTACGGCCGTCCGGTGCCGCCGGTCGAGCGCGGTGACTGGTCCGCGGAGTCGGGCTACCGGGCGGGCCTGCGGTTGGCGGCGCGGCGCGACTGCACCGCCGTCTTCGCCGCGAACGACCAGATGGCCCTCGGCGTGCTGCGGGCCCTGCACGAGCGGGGGCGACGGGTGCCGGAGCAGATCAGCGTGGTCGGCTTCGACGACATCCCGGAGACGTCCTGTTACCTGCCGCCGCTGACCACCGTGCACCAGGACTTCGCCGAGGTGGGCCGCCGCTGCGTGCAGGCACTCCTGCGGCAGATCCGCGACGGGCGCACCGACGCGGGCACCGACCTGGTGCCGACGCGCCTCGTCGTCCGCGCCAGCACCGCACCGCCGCCCGCCTGA